A window from Cryobacterium sp. SO1 encodes these proteins:
- a CDS encoding LLM class flavin-dependent oxidoreductase: MLPRDLPAAQFVPYARRAEELGFDEIWVVEDCFFRGGIAQAAVVLAASSTIVVGIGILPAAARNPCFATLEIATLAELFPGRLQVGIGHGMPGWMRQTGSWPASPLAMLAENIDLMRALLRGANVTASGRYTRADAVVLAAAPATVPPILAGVRGPKSLELAGACADGVVLAEPVTPEYLAAAIAALDAGRDEAATDFGFPDLRPPLAKRHVVAYNAAAVDEDPAVARALVRPALEWIGDPDWAPHIRVLPFAAEFDALRATSASRADFAAALPEQWVDQLAVVGTAASARRRIDELHAAGATSVVLLPAGTDPVKALESLATVLSVRSGAA; encoded by the coding sequence ATGCTTCCACGCGACCTGCCCGCCGCGCAGTTTGTGCCCTACGCCCGCCGGGCCGAAGAACTCGGTTTCGACGAGATCTGGGTGGTGGAGGACTGCTTCTTCCGCGGGGGAATCGCGCAGGCCGCCGTAGTGCTCGCCGCTTCATCGACCATCGTCGTGGGAATCGGGATCCTGCCCGCGGCCGCCCGCAATCCCTGCTTCGCGACCCTCGAGATCGCCACCCTCGCCGAGCTCTTCCCCGGGCGGCTGCAGGTTGGAATCGGACACGGCATGCCGGGCTGGATGCGGCAGACCGGCAGTTGGCCGGCCAGTCCGCTGGCCATGCTCGCCGAAAATATCGACCTGATGCGTGCCCTGCTGCGCGGAGCGAACGTCACGGCATCCGGCCGGTATACCCGGGCGGATGCCGTGGTCCTCGCCGCCGCCCCCGCCACTGTTCCGCCGATCCTGGCGGGCGTGCGGGGCCCGAAGTCCCTCGAGCTGGCCGGCGCCTGCGCGGACGGGGTGGTGTTGGCCGAACCCGTCACACCGGAATACCTCGCCGCCGCGATCGCCGCGTTGGATGCCGGCCGCGACGAGGCCGCCACCGATTTCGGGTTCCCGGACCTCCGACCGCCTCTGGCGAAACGACACGTCGTGGCCTACAACGCGGCCGCTGTCGACGAGGATCCCGCCGTGGCGCGCGCCCTCGTGCGTCCGGCATTGGAGTGGATCGGCGACCCCGATTGGGCCCCGCACATCCGGGTTCTGCCGTTCGCTGCGGAATTCGACGCTCTGCGAGCAACCAGCGCCAGCCGTGCGGACTTCGCGGCAGCGCTGCCCGAGCAGTGGGTCGACCAGCTGGCGGTGGTCGGCACCGCCGCATCCGCACGACGGCGCATCGACGAGCTGCACGCGGCGGGGGCCACGAGCGTGGTCCTCCTCCCGGCCGGCACCGACCCTGTGAAAGCGCTGGAGTCGCTGGCCACGGTCCTGTCGGTTCGCTCGGGTGCCGCCTAG
- a CDS encoding TIGR03086 family metal-binding protein, producing MTDQRSEPTVTTHATAPTDSTTTTDTALPADSTDSAPQVDWYTLQKQAHREFARRIAAVDDWNAPTPDKEWTVGDLVRHVVHEQQWIPPLLAGLTLDQARRRVDPLGDDLAAEWHTHSSLATAAWQAAPADASVQLSYDTVTVLDYLREQVSDVTIHSWDLARATAADEVLDDALVAAVWTVFEPQRDALEASGLFDSPVPMPEDAPLQSRLLALTGRDDRRLD from the coding sequence ATGACCGATCAACGAAGTGAGCCCACTGTGACCACCCACGCCACCGCGCCGACCGACAGCACCACGACAACAGACACGGCACTGCCCGCCGATTCGACGGACTCAGCCCCGCAGGTCGACTGGTACACCCTGCAGAAACAGGCCCACCGCGAGTTCGCACGCCGCATCGCCGCCGTCGACGACTGGAACGCGCCGACCCCGGACAAGGAATGGACCGTGGGCGACCTGGTCCGCCACGTCGTCCACGAGCAGCAGTGGATCCCGCCGCTGCTGGCCGGGTTGACCCTGGACCAGGCCAGGCGCCGGGTCGATCCACTGGGCGACGACCTCGCCGCCGAATGGCACACGCACTCCTCGCTCGCCACGGCGGCCTGGCAGGCGGCTCCCGCGGATGCGTCGGTGCAGCTCTCCTACGACACCGTCACGGTGCTGGACTACCTGCGCGAGCAGGTGTCCGACGTGACGATCCATTCCTGGGACCTGGCCAGGGCCACCGCAGCCGACGAGGTCCTGGACGACGCGTTGGTGGCCGCCGTCTGGACGGTGTTCGAACCGCAACGGGACGCACTGGAGGCCAGCGGCCTGTTCGATTCCCCGGTTCCGATGCCCGAGGATGCACCGCTGCAGTCCCGGCTGCTGGCCTTGACCGGCCGCGACGACCGCCGCCTGGACTAA
- a CDS encoding VIT1/CCC1 transporter family protein, protein MIAVADLTQPAEADIRRWRRYLADEQAEAAVYRDLAGRRSGEEREILLALADAEGRHEAHWRALLGDRVGAPRKGALRTRVLGLLARRFGSVFVLALAQRAEARSPYDGDADATSAMAADERIHEEVVRGLAARGRQRLSGTFRAAVFGVNDGLVSNLALVLGIGATGVPTATILFTGIAGLLAGALSMGAGEYVSVRSQRELLEASTPNPATRSVLSHLDEAANELTLVYRAQGMTPEEAEVHAREVLSTVAMATGALDVSRLNASAAPAIDEHEAIGTGAGAAISSFCFFASGALLPVLPYLFGMQGVAAIVVAAVLVGLALLATGAVVGLLSGGPPLKRALRQLVIGFGAAGVTYLLGLLFGTTIA, encoded by the coding sequence GTGATCGCCGTGGCCGACCTCACCCAGCCCGCCGAGGCAGACATCCGTCGGTGGCGGCGGTACCTGGCCGATGAACAGGCCGAAGCCGCCGTCTACCGGGACCTGGCCGGCCGGCGAAGCGGCGAGGAACGCGAGATCCTCCTCGCCCTCGCCGACGCCGAGGGCCGGCACGAAGCACACTGGCGGGCACTGCTGGGCGACAGGGTCGGAGCGCCCCGGAAGGGCGCACTGCGCACCCGGGTCCTTGGGCTGCTGGCGCGCCGGTTCGGTTCGGTCTTCGTGCTCGCCCTCGCCCAGCGCGCCGAGGCCAGATCGCCCTACGACGGCGACGCCGACGCCACCAGCGCCATGGCCGCCGACGAGCGCATTCACGAGGAGGTCGTGCGCGGGCTCGCCGCTCGCGGTCGCCAGCGCCTGTCCGGCACGTTCCGGGCTGCGGTGTTCGGCGTCAACGACGGCCTGGTGAGCAACCTCGCCTTGGTGCTGGGCATCGGAGCCACCGGTGTACCCACCGCCACCATCCTCTTCACCGGCATCGCCGGTCTTCTCGCCGGCGCCCTGTCGATGGGCGCGGGGGAGTATGTGTCGGTGCGCTCGCAACGAGAACTCCTGGAGGCATCCACCCCGAACCCGGCCACCCGGAGCGTGCTCTCGCACCTGGACGAGGCGGCCAACGAGCTGACCCTGGTGTACCGCGCCCAGGGCATGACGCCCGAGGAAGCCGAGGTGCACGCCCGGGAGGTGCTGAGCACCGTGGCCATGGCCACCGGCGCCCTGGATGTGAGTCGGCTGAACGCGTCGGCCGCACCCGCCATCGACGAGCACGAGGCCATCGGCACCGGGGCGGGCGCCGCGATCTCCAGCTTCTGCTTCTTCGCCTCCGGGGCGTTGCTGCCGGTGCTGCCCTACCTGTTCGGCATGCAGGGTGTCGCCGCGATCGTCGTCGCCGCCGTGCTCGTGGGCCTGGCGCTTCTGGCCACCGGCGCGGTCGTCGGGCTGCTCTCCGGCGGGCCGCCGCTCAAGAGGGCACTGCGCCAGCTCGTGATCGGCTTCGGCGCCGCCGGGGTGACCTACCTGCTCGGCCTACTCTTCGGCACCACGATCGCGTAA
- the gatB gene encoding Asp-tRNA(Asn)/Glu-tRNA(Gln) amidotransferase subunit GatB — protein MKKAELMDYDKALELFEPVLGFEVHVELNTKTKMFCGCANEFGSGANTNTCPTCLGLPGGLPQVNRQAIESSIRLGLALGCEIAETSRFARKNYFYPDTAKNFQTSQYDEPIAFNGQLTIELESGRQVTVDIERAHMEDDAGKLTHMGGAAGRIQGADYSLVDYNRGGVPLVEIVTQMIEGAEADAPEIGKTYVAAIREIVKALGVSNARMEEGNVRCDANVSLRPRGSDILGTRTETKNVNSLRSVERAVRYEIQRQAALLTAGGTITQETRHWHEDTGTTSAGRPKSDADDYRYFPEPDLVPVAPSRAWVEELRATLPEPPAARRKRLQADWGFVNLEFQDVVNSDLLDVMEATIAAGAPAQAARKWWTGEIARLANAAGVTAESLVTPAQVAALIALITDGTLTDRLARQVLEGVIAGEGTPSEVVASRGLAVVSDDGPLIAAIDEALASQPDVLAKIRDGKVQAAGAVIGAVMKAMRGQADAARVRELVLERAGSAPAEPAE, from the coding sequence ATGAAGAAAGCCGAATTGATGGACTACGACAAGGCCCTCGAACTGTTCGAGCCGGTGCTCGGCTTCGAGGTGCACGTCGAACTCAACACCAAGACCAAGATGTTCTGCGGCTGCGCCAACGAATTCGGCTCAGGGGCCAACACCAACACCTGCCCCACCTGCCTGGGTCTGCCCGGCGGGTTGCCGCAGGTGAACCGTCAGGCCATCGAGTCCTCCATCCGCTTAGGGCTGGCCCTCGGCTGCGAGATCGCGGAGACCAGCCGGTTCGCCCGCAAAAACTACTTCTACCCCGACACGGCGAAGAACTTCCAGACCTCGCAGTACGACGAACCGATCGCGTTCAACGGCCAGCTCACCATCGAGCTGGAAAGCGGCCGTCAGGTCACCGTGGACATCGAGCGCGCGCACATGGAGGACGACGCCGGCAAGCTCACCCACATGGGCGGCGCGGCCGGACGCATCCAGGGCGCCGACTACTCGCTGGTGGACTACAACCGCGGCGGCGTGCCGCTGGTGGAGATCGTCACCCAGATGATCGAGGGCGCAGAGGCCGACGCCCCGGAGATCGGCAAGACCTACGTCGCCGCCATCCGTGAAATCGTCAAGGCGCTCGGCGTCTCCAACGCGCGGATGGAAGAGGGCAACGTGCGCTGCGACGCCAACGTGTCGCTCCGCCCGCGCGGCTCCGACATCCTGGGCACCCGCACCGAGACCAAGAACGTCAACTCGCTGCGCAGCGTCGAACGTGCCGTGCGCTACGAGATCCAGCGCCAGGCGGCGCTGCTGACCGCGGGCGGCACCATCACGCAGGAGACCCGGCACTGGCACGAGGACACCGGCACCACCTCCGCGGGTCGGCCCAAGAGCGACGCCGACGACTACCGTTACTTCCCCGAGCCCGACCTGGTACCCGTCGCCCCGTCGCGCGCCTGGGTCGAAGAGCTGCGCGCCACCCTGCCCGAGCCGCCCGCGGCCCGCCGCAAGCGCCTGCAGGCCGACTGGGGCTTCGTGAACCTCGAGTTCCAGGACGTCGTCAACTCCGACCTCCTCGACGTCATGGAGGCCACCATCGCCGCCGGCGCGCCCGCTCAGGCCGCCCGCAAGTGGTGGACCGGCGAGATCGCCCGCTTGGCCAACGCCGCCGGCGTCACCGCCGAGAGCCTCGTGACGCCGGCGCAGGTCGCCGCGCTGATCGCCCTGATCACCGACGGCACCCTCACCGACCGCCTGGCCCGCCAGGTGCTCGAGGGTGTCATCGCCGGCGAGGGCACGCCCAGCGAGGTCGTCGCCAGCCGCGGCCTGGCCGTGGTCAGCGACGACGGCCCCCTGATCGCGGCCATCGACGAGGCCCTGGCGTCCCAGCCCGACGTGCTCGCGAAGATCCGAGACGGCAAGGTGCAGGCCGCCGGTGCCGTCATCGGCGCGGTCATGAAGGCCATGCGCGGCCAGGCGGATGCGGCCCGGGTGCGCGAGCTCGTGCTCGAACGCGCCGGCAGTGCCCCAGCGGAGCCGGCAGAATAA
- the gatA gene encoding Asp-tRNA(Asn)/Glu-tRNA(Gln) amidotransferase subunit GatA: MTNLINRTAAALAGLLVDGSVSSVDVTRAHLDHIDAVDPDVHAFLHVARDAALATAARVDARRAAGEKLGPLAGVPIAIKDVLATHDMPTTSGSRILEGWIPPYDATVVRRIRDADLIPLGKTNMDEFAMGSSTEHSAYGPTHNPWDLDRIPGGSGGGSAAAVAAFEAPLALGSDTGGSIRQPAAVTGSVGVKPTYGGVSRYGAIALASSLDQVGPVTRTVLDAALLHDVIGGHDPLDSTSLTDAWPSMAAAAQAGLKDGALTGVRIGVIKELNGAGFQAGVTQRFEETLALLSAAGAIVSEVSAPNFEYAVSAYYLILPAEASSNLARFDSVRFGLRVNPEDGPLTSERVMAATRDAGFGDEVKRRIILGTYALSAGYYDAYYGSAQKVRTLIQRDFTAAFDKVDLLVSPTAPTTAFKFGEKMDDPMAMYLNDITTIPANLAGIPGMSLPMGLAPEDGLPVGLQVMAPARADARLYTFGAAVEQLLEAHWGHTLLSRAPALANTEMFATEGGAV, from the coding sequence GTGACCAACCTCATCAACCGGACCGCCGCCGCCCTGGCCGGCCTGCTCGTCGACGGCTCGGTCAGCTCCGTCGACGTCACCCGCGCGCACCTGGACCACATCGACGCCGTCGACCCTGACGTGCACGCGTTCCTGCACGTGGCCCGCGATGCCGCCCTCGCCACCGCCGCCCGGGTCGACGCCCGCCGCGCCGCCGGCGAGAAGCTCGGCCCCCTGGCCGGTGTGCCCATCGCCATCAAGGACGTGCTCGCCACTCACGACATGCCCACCACCTCCGGATCCAGGATCCTCGAGGGCTGGATTCCGCCGTATGACGCCACCGTGGTCCGCCGCATCCGCGACGCCGACCTGATCCCGCTGGGCAAGACCAACATGGACGAGTTCGCGATGGGCTCCTCCACCGAGCACTCCGCCTACGGCCCTACCCACAACCCGTGGGACCTCGACCGGATCCCCGGCGGCTCAGGCGGTGGCTCCGCGGCCGCCGTCGCCGCGTTCGAGGCGCCGCTGGCGCTCGGCAGCGATACCGGCGGCTCGATTCGCCAGCCCGCCGCCGTCACCGGCTCCGTCGGCGTCAAACCCACCTACGGCGGGGTGTCCCGCTACGGTGCGATCGCGCTGGCCTCCTCGCTCGACCAGGTCGGCCCGGTCACCCGCACCGTTCTCGACGCGGCTCTGCTGCACGACGTGATCGGCGGGCACGACCCGCTCGATTCCACGTCGCTGACGGATGCCTGGCCGTCGATGGCCGCCGCCGCTCAGGCGGGCCTGAAGGACGGCGCCCTCACGGGCGTGCGGATCGGCGTGATCAAGGAACTCAACGGCGCGGGCTTCCAGGCCGGTGTCACTCAGCGCTTCGAAGAAACCCTGGCCCTGCTCTCCGCCGCCGGCGCCATCGTCAGCGAGGTGAGCGCCCCGAACTTCGAGTACGCGGTCTCCGCCTACTACCTGATCCTGCCCGCAGAGGCGTCCAGCAACCTGGCCCGCTTCGACTCCGTGCGCTTCGGCCTCAGGGTCAACCCCGAAGACGGCCCGCTCACCAGCGAGCGTGTCATGGCCGCCACCCGCGACGCCGGATTCGGTGACGAGGTCAAACGCCGCATCATCCTCGGCACCTACGCCCTCAGCGCCGGCTACTACGACGCCTACTACGGCAGCGCCCAGAAGGTGCGCACGCTCATCCAACGCGACTTCACCGCCGCGTTCGACAAGGTCGACCTGCTCGTCTCGCCCACGGCGCCCACCACGGCGTTCAAGTTCGGCGAGAAGATGGACGACCCGATGGCGATGTACCTGAACGACATCACCACCATCCCGGCCAACCTCGCCGGCATCCCCGGCATGAGCCTGCCGATGGGCCTCGCCCCGGAGGACGGCCTGCCGGTCGGCCTGCAGGTGATGGCGCCCGCCCGCGCGGATGCCCGCCTGTACACCTTCGGCGCCGCCGTCGAGCAGCTGCTCGAGGCGCACTGGGGGCACACCCTACTCAGCCGGGCGCCCGCGCTGGCCAACACCGAAATGTTCGCAACCGAAGGGGGAGCCGTCTAA
- the gatC gene encoding Asp-tRNA(Asn)/Glu-tRNA(Gln) amidotransferase subunit GatC, giving the protein MSEITAEQVAHLANLARIDLSSAEIDRLTVELGQIVDSVAKVAEVATPDVPATSHPMPLTNVFRDDVVVPSLTVDQALSGAPDRAGDKFRVPAILDEE; this is encoded by the coding sequence ATGTCTGAAATCACGGCCGAGCAGGTTGCCCATCTGGCGAACCTCGCCCGGATCGACCTCAGCTCGGCAGAAATCGATCGCCTCACGGTCGAGCTCGGCCAGATCGTCGACTCTGTCGCCAAGGTCGCCGAGGTCGCCACGCCCGACGTTCCCGCGACCAGCCACCCGATGCCGCTGACCAATGTGTTCCGCGACGACGTCGTCGTGCCCTCGCTCACCGTCGACCAGGCCCTGTCCGGCGCCCCCGACCGTGCCGGCGACAAATTCCGCGTGCCCGCCATCCTGGACGAGGAGTAA
- a CDS encoding alpha/beta hydrolase: MTASLALAGLSGPVSIPEYTQISVHQTVSTRVSDRQGDVGASPAWTQLEVQAAAVDIDAAKLRTMAGSNLLVGMSHLGLADLAGFAAEYPAHIDTLLAAPPEAGMVSAWWTLLDATQRATLAAATPRLVGNLDGVPLAQRSRANENYLRESFAEANRALDGHLSDAEANRQTRLVAMLTQVSLALHPSDGGPKRSLILLDTSGSGRAAIALGNPDTADYIGYLVPGMNYQVEPQMVNWTTVADDVYREEVAVLAVRDGAPATSEPPTAQTASVHAPVTAAGSTPVRLVTGYPDAAATRAKTIATIAWIGYEAPDLFSVGGRDRAVAGAGFLETSWAGVRASRGGDQPFISVFAHSYGSTVSLMALANGSVEVDALVVVGSPGSEIQSTDRLKVAGGNVFVGKADWDPAVNSAFFGSDPGASSYGAKALGVSGAADAVTGDWLDGSIGHNDYFKPGSESLHNMALIGTDNADLATDGIE, from the coding sequence GTGACAGCCTCGCTTGCCCTGGCCGGGCTGAGCGGGCCCGTTTCCATACCCGAATACACCCAGATCAGCGTGCACCAGACCGTGTCCACCCGGGTCTCGGACCGTCAAGGTGATGTGGGCGCCTCGCCGGCGTGGACCCAGCTCGAGGTGCAGGCCGCCGCCGTCGACATCGACGCCGCCAAATTGCGCACCATGGCCGGGTCGAACCTACTCGTGGGCATGTCCCACCTCGGCCTGGCCGACCTGGCCGGATTCGCCGCCGAATACCCCGCCCACATCGACACGTTGCTGGCAGCCCCGCCCGAAGCCGGCATGGTGTCGGCCTGGTGGACGCTGCTGGATGCCACCCAGCGGGCCACCCTCGCCGCCGCGACACCGCGATTGGTAGGAAACCTCGACGGTGTGCCGCTGGCCCAGCGCAGCCGCGCCAACGAGAACTACCTGCGCGAATCCTTCGCCGAGGCCAATCGGGCCCTCGACGGCCACCTGTCGGATGCCGAGGCAAACCGGCAGACCCGTCTGGTCGCCATGCTCACCCAGGTATCTCTGGCGCTGCACCCCAGCGACGGCGGGCCCAAGCGCAGCCTGATCCTGCTCGACACGTCGGGGTCCGGCCGGGCGGCCATCGCCCTGGGCAACCCGGACACCGCCGACTACATCGGCTACCTGGTGCCGGGAATGAACTACCAGGTCGAGCCGCAGATGGTGAACTGGACCACAGTGGCCGACGACGTCTACCGCGAAGAAGTGGCCGTGTTGGCCGTCCGCGACGGCGCGCCCGCGACCTCCGAGCCCCCCACAGCCCAGACCGCATCCGTCCACGCGCCCGTCACGGCCGCCGGGAGCACCCCGGTCAGGCTCGTAACAGGGTACCCGGATGCTGCGGCGACCCGCGCCAAGACCATCGCCACGATCGCCTGGATCGGCTACGAAGCGCCTGACCTGTTCTCCGTCGGCGGGCGTGACCGGGCCGTGGCCGGGGCCGGCTTCCTTGAAACCTCGTGGGCGGGTGTGCGCGCCAGCAGGGGCGGCGACCAGCCCTTCATCTCGGTGTTCGCGCACTCCTACGGCTCGACGGTGTCGCTCATGGCGCTGGCCAACGGTTCGGTGGAAGTCGACGCTCTCGTTGTCGTCGGCTCGCCCGGCAGCGAGATCCAGTCCACCGACCGGCTCAAGGTCGCAGGCGGGAACGTCTTCGTCGGCAAGGCCGACTGGGACCCCGCCGTGAACTCGGCGTTTTTCGGCAGCGATCCCGGCGCGTCTTCCTACGGCGCCAAGGCCCTCGGCGTGAGCGGCGCGGCCGACGCTGTGACCGGTGACTGGCTCGACGGATCCATCGGCCACAACGACTATTTCAAGCCCGGAAGCGAGTCTCTGCACAACATGGCGCTGATCGGCACCGACAACGCGGACCTGGCCACCGACGGCATTGAATAG
- a CDS encoding NAD-dependent epimerase/dehydratase family protein, which translates to MRFLILGGTAWLGSTIATAAMHHGHRVTCLARGESGQVPAGIRFVRGDRSRPDAYAEVASEGWDVVVDVSRQPGQVADAVQALGERAASYTFVSSGNVYADAATPGQDERGKLLEALPGDVIESMESYGEAKVACEDRVLAGFGADRSLIVRSGLIGGPGDLSDRSGYWPLRFREPAGADGSVLVPDTPGLLTQLIDVRDLAEWIVDAGEDGTTGIFNATGETVTLAEHLSVARAVAGHTGPIVGAAAHWLLDHEVGPWSGPRSLPLWLPLPDYAGFNARDGAAARAAGLVTRPLAQTLADTLRWERLRVPEGPRRAGLADADELALLAELAAG; encoded by the coding sequence ATGCGATTCCTCATTCTCGGCGGTACGGCCTGGCTCGGCAGCACCATCGCGACGGCGGCGATGCACCACGGCCACAGAGTCACCTGCCTGGCGCGTGGCGAATCCGGTCAGGTGCCGGCCGGCATCCGCTTCGTGCGGGGTGACCGCAGCCGGCCGGATGCGTATGCGGAGGTCGCCTCAGAGGGTTGGGATGTGGTCGTGGATGTGTCCAGGCAGCCGGGACAGGTGGCCGACGCCGTGCAGGCGCTGGGGGAGCGCGCCGCCTCGTACACCTTCGTGTCATCGGGGAACGTGTACGCCGACGCCGCCACCCCCGGGCAGGACGAGCGCGGGAAACTGCTCGAGGCGCTTCCGGGCGATGTGATCGAGTCGATGGAGTCCTACGGCGAGGCCAAGGTCGCCTGCGAAGACCGGGTGCTGGCGGGGTTCGGCGCCGACAGGTCGCTGATCGTCAGGTCGGGCCTGATCGGGGGACCCGGCGACCTCTCCGACCGCAGCGGCTACTGGCCGTTGCGGTTCCGCGAACCCGCCGGCGCCGACGGGAGCGTGCTGGTCCCGGACACGCCGGGCCTTCTGACGCAGCTGATCGACGTGCGCGACCTGGCCGAGTGGATCGTCGATGCGGGCGAGGACGGCACCACCGGAATCTTCAATGCGACGGGCGAGACCGTCACGCTGGCCGAACATCTCTCGGTGGCGCGAGCGGTTGCCGGTCACACCGGCCCGATCGTCGGCGCCGCCGCCCACTGGCTGCTCGACCACGAGGTCGGGCCGTGGTCGGGGCCCCGGTCCCTGCCGCTTTGGCTGCCGCTGCCCGACTACGCCGGCTTCAACGCCAGGGACGGCGCCGCGGCCCGTGCCGCGGGACTGGTCACCCGCCCGCTGGCCCAGACCCTGGCCGACACCCTACGCTGGGAACGCCTCCGCGTGCCGGAGGGCCCCCGCCGGGCCGGGCTCGCCGACGCCGACGAGCTTGCCCTGCTCGCCGAACTCGCCGCCGGCTGA